The following DNA comes from Gemella massiliensis.
TTATAGTTTTCAATGGTTTTGATTTTAGTAGCTTTACTGACATAAAATTAGGTGGCATAATTTTTATTTTTGTACTTAGCAACATGATTTCTTATATTATGTATTATATTGCTATTAATCGTTTGCAACCAGCTAAAGCAACAGGGCTTAATGTTAGTTATACAGTGTGGACAATAATTTTTACTGCGTTATTACTTGGCGGAGAACTAAGTGCACAAGTAGTGATAACATCGTTAATTATTGTGGTAGGAGTTTATATTATTATAAAAGATTAAAGGAGAATATAATATTGAGAGCAATTATTTTGGCAGCAGGGCTTGGAACAAGATTAAGACCAATGACTGACAATACACCTAAATCACTTATTAAAGTAAAGGGGAAACCGCTAATAGAATATCAAATAGAATATTTAAAAGAGACAGGTATAGAAGATATAGTTATAGTAACAGGATATTTGTGTGAGCAGTTTGAATATTTAACAGAAAACTATAATGTTGAATTAGTATATAATGATAAGTATGCTGAGTATAATAATTTTTACTCATTGTATTTAGTGAAAAATCTATTAGCAGATAGTTATGTTATTGATGCAGATAATTATTTATTTAAAAATTTATTTAGAACAAATATAGATCGTTCTACATACTTTAGTGTTTATCGAGAAGATTGTGATAATGAGTGGTTTTTAATATATGGTGATGACTATAAAGTAACAGATATTATTGTTGACAGCAGGGGGGGAAGGATTTTAAGTGGTGTATCATTTTGGGATAAACAAACAGCAGAAAAAATAATTAAGTTTATTGATAAAGCATATACTGATAAGAAATTCATGGATTTGTACTGGGATAATATAGTTAAGGATAATATTAAAGAACTTGATGTTTATGTTGAAGAATTAGAAGATAATACGATTTATGAGATTGATAGCGTTAAGGATTATAATAGGTTAGAAGAAATTTTAAAAAGATATAAGTAAGGTATCAAACAATGAAGTTATAACAAAATGAATTAAAAAAGTATACAGGGTGGCT
Coding sequences within:
- a CDS encoding sugar phosphate nucleotidyltransferase translates to MRAIILAAGLGTRLRPMTDNTPKSLIKVKGKPLIEYQIEYLKETGIEDIVIVTGYLCEQFEYLTENYNVELVYNDKYAEYNNFYSLYLVKNLLADSYVIDADNYLFKNLFRTNIDRSTYFSVYREDCDNEWFLIYGDDYKVTDIIVDSRGGRILSGVSFWDKQTAEKIIKFIDKAYTDKKFMDLYWDNIVKDNIKELDVYVEELEDNTIYEIDSVKDYNRLEEILKRYK